The following coding sequences lie in one Arabidopsis thaliana chromosome 3, partial sequence genomic window:
- a CDS encoding RING/FYVE/PHD-type zinc finger family protein (RING/FYVE/PHD-type zinc finger family protein; CONTAINS InterPro DOMAIN/s: Zinc finger, FYVE-type (InterPro:IPR000306), Zinc finger, FYVE-related (InterPro:IPR017455), Zinc finger, FYVE/PHD-type (InterPro:IPR011011), Ysc84 actin-binding domain (InterPro:IPR007461); BEST Arabidopsis thaliana protein match is: RING/FYVE/PHD-type zinc finger family protein (TAIR:AT1G29800.1); Has 4080 Blast hits to 3974 proteins in 331 species: Archae - 0; Bacteria - 230; Metazoa - 2175; Fungi - 711; Plants - 392; Viruses - 3; Other Eukaryotes - 569 (source: NCBI BLink).) encodes MATLNGKASPYSEENIKFKYDDYDDDDDDDDGSGSGSGGGYEDGPKWSVQSIPTKKEVEYPIIDSGDYVDDGYDSSGELSTTTTPPIQGNEKPEVNLKNVLTGLIAIVTGRNKNPLDQKNPSSNVSFLGSGTNGDTFVHSSVYIPSAPPLLEPSGINYSVYKELLEAEPPEWLPDSLASTCMQCSTPFTAITCGRHHCRFCGGIFCRNCSKGRCLMPSRFRERNPQRVCDSCYERLDPLQCVLINSISNAVQVAKHDVVDWTCSRGWLNLPVGLSMEDEIYKAANTLRGYCQVARLDPEKSIPHAVLSRAKGLAIITVAKAGALLSYKLGTGLVISRRPDGSWSAPSAILSVGLGWGAQIGGELMDFIIVLHDVKAVKTFCSRMHFSLGAGCSAAAGPIGRVLEADLRAGDKGSGVCYTYSRSKGAFVGVSLEGNLVATRRDMNVKFYGDPYLSTSDILLGMVDQPKAAEPLYTALRELYARLRP; translated from the exons ATGGCTACTCTCAACGGAAAAGCTTCTCCGTATTctgaagaaaacatcaaattcaagtatgatgattatgatgatgatgatgatgatgatgatggtagtGGTAgtggtagtggtggtggtTATGAAGATGGACCTAAATGGTCTGTTCAATCAATCCCCACAAAGAAAGAGGTGGAGTATCCGATTATCGACTCAGGAGATTACGTTGACGACGGATATGATTCATCCGGCGAGCTCTCTACAACGACGACGCCGCCGATTCAAGGAAATGAGAAACCTGAAGTTAACTTGAAAAACGTTTTAACTGGGTTGATTGCTATTGTTACTGGACGGAATAAGAATCCGTTAGATCAGAAAAACCCGTCTTCGAATGTTTCGTTTCTTGGCTCTGGCACGAACGGGGATACTTTTGTTCATTCGTCTGTTTACATACCGAGTGCTCCGCCTCTACTTGAACCTAGTGGGATAAACTATAGTGTTTACAAGGAGTTGCTTGAAGCTGAACCTCCTGAGTGGCTACCTGATAGTTTAGCTAGTACTTGCATGCAGTGTTCTACTCCTTTTACTGCAATTACGTGTGGTAGGCATCATTGTCGGTTCTGCGGAGGGATATTTTGTAGAAACTGTTCGAAAGGGCGGTGTTTGATGCCTAGTCGGTTTCGGGAAAGGAATCCTCAGAGAGTGTGTGATTCTTGCTACGAGAGGCTTGATCCTTTGCAATGTGTTCTTATTAACTCTATTAGTAATGCTGTGCAAGTTGCAAAGCATGATGTTGTTGATTGGACTTGCTCAAGAGGATGGTTGAATCTCCCTGTTGGTCTATCCATGGAAGATGAGATATACAAGGCTGCTAATACGTTGAGAGGTTACTGCCAG GTAGCAAGACTAGACCCTGAGAAATCCATACCGCATGCTGTTCTTAGTCGAGCTAAAGGTTTGGCAATCATAACGGTTGCCAAGGCTGGGGCTTTACTGTCATACAAACTCGGGACTGGTCTGGTAATATCTCGGAGACCAGACGGGTCATGGTCTGCTCCATCTGCCATACTATCAGTAGGTCTTGGATGGGGTGCACAG ATTGGAGGTGAGTTGATGGACTTCATAATAGTGCTTCATGATGTGAAAGCCGTGAAGACATTCTGCAGCAGAATGCACTTCTCTCTAGGCGCGGGATGCAGTGCAGCAGCAGGGCCTATCGGGAGAGTGTTGGAGGCTGACCTTCGAGCTGGTGACAAAGGCTCTGGTGTCTGCTATACTTACAGCCGCAGCAAAG GGGCATTTGTGGGAGTATCTCTAGAAGGAAATCTGGTGGCAACAAGAAGGGACATGAATGTAAAGTTCTATGGTGATCCATACCTATCCACATCGGACATTCTACTTGGGATGGTGGATCAACCCAAGGCAGCTGAACCGTTGTACACCGCCCTCCGAGAGCTCTATGCTCGTTTGCGCCCGTAA